One region of Longimicrobium sp. genomic DNA includes:
- a CDS encoding N-acetylmuramoyl-L-alanine amidase — protein sequence MRPFRVLALASLAAGVLAACADQPTTPRAAPVAEDGQLQLDPLFNGAAAEFGVPADLLKAVGFAETGWQMVRGEAEFIGQPRAFGVMALRGAHLERGAALAGVSAAEARFRPEANIRAAAAVLASLADELQVNRADYAAWAPAVARYSGIVAPEGQAAYVHDGVYAVLNAGVPADQAGGRATLGARRVAPGFPRPAVAPAPSGPRMGATLSASVVWRPSPNYSSRGTYPVHMVVIHSCESSYSSCWSWLTNSSAQASAHYVVNTTGSEISKLVYESQKAWHVGATYYCSRNNSTDCRWDGVQSNYFTVGIEHAGYASQTSWPSGQIRESAILACQISKRHDVPRDRNHIVSHARLQPYDRTDPGANWPWTDYMSRINTACDAGEALIVDNNNSLNDPAKEKFEIGTGWTQSDNIPEYYGGGYYHAPTGAVSDPAVFWFYLPAAASKTVDAWWTDLDNRSTTAPYIAYNASGTEVGRASANQQVNGGKWNTLGTWSFTAGWNKIILSRWTTEGSFVVADAVRIR from the coding sequence ATGCGTCCCTTCCGTGTCCTCGCGTTGGCCTCCCTGGCGGCCGGCGTGCTCGCCGCCTGCGCCGACCAGCCCACCACGCCCCGCGCCGCGCCCGTCGCGGAAGACGGGCAACTTCAGCTGGACCCCCTCTTCAACGGCGCCGCCGCCGAGTTCGGCGTGCCGGCAGACCTGCTGAAGGCGGTGGGATTCGCCGAAACCGGGTGGCAGATGGTGCGCGGCGAGGCGGAGTTCATCGGCCAGCCGCGCGCGTTCGGCGTCATGGCCCTGCGCGGCGCGCACTTGGAGCGTGGCGCCGCCCTGGCCGGCGTGTCCGCGGCGGAGGCGCGCTTTCGCCCCGAGGCCAACATCCGCGCCGCCGCCGCCGTACTCGCCTCGCTCGCCGACGAGCTGCAGGTCAACCGCGCCGACTACGCCGCGTGGGCGCCGGCCGTGGCGCGCTACAGCGGCATCGTCGCGCCCGAGGGGCAGGCGGCGTACGTGCACGACGGCGTGTACGCGGTGCTGAACGCCGGTGTGCCCGCGGACCAGGCCGGCGGACGCGCCACGCTCGGCGCGCGCCGCGTCGCCCCCGGTTTCCCGCGCCCGGCGGTGGCGCCCGCGCCCTCCGGTCCTCGCATGGGAGCGACGCTCTCCGCGAGCGTGGTCTGGCGCCCGTCCCCCAACTACAGCTCGCGCGGCACCTATCCCGTGCACATGGTGGTCATCCACTCGTGCGAAAGCAGCTACAGCAGCTGCTGGAGCTGGCTGACCAACTCGTCTGCCCAGGCCAGCGCCCACTACGTCGTCAATACCACCGGCAGCGAGATCAGCAAGCTGGTGTACGAGAGCCAGAAGGCGTGGCACGTGGGCGCCACCTACTACTGCTCGCGCAACAACAGCACCGACTGCCGGTGGGACGGCGTGCAGAGCAACTACTTCACCGTGGGCATCGAGCACGCGGGCTACGCCTCGCAGACCTCGTGGCCCTCGGGGCAGATCCGCGAATCCGCCATCCTGGCCTGCCAGATCAGCAAGCGCCACGACGTACCGCGCGACCGCAACCACATCGTCAGCCATGCGCGGCTGCAGCCGTACGACCGCACCGACCCCGGCGCCAACTGGCCGTGGACGGACTACATGAGCCGCATCAACACGGCCTGCGACGCGGGCGAGGCGCTGATCGTCGATAACAACAACAGCCTGAACGATCCCGCCAAGGAGAAGTTCGAAATCGGCACCGGGTGGACGCAGTCCGACAACATCCCCGAGTACTACGGCGGCGGCTACTACCACGCTCCCACCGGCGCCGTGTCGGACCCGGCCGTGTTCTGGTTCTACCTTCCCGCCGCGGCGAGCAAGACTGTCGACGCCTGGTGGACTGACCTGGACAACCGCTCCACGACGGCGCCGTACATCGCCTACAACGCCTCGGGCACCGAGGTGGGCCGGGCCAGCGCCAACCAGCAGGTGAACGGCGGCAAGTGGAACACGCTGGGCACGTGGAGC